In Brienomyrus brachyistius isolate T26 chromosome 3, BBRACH_0.4, whole genome shotgun sequence, the following proteins share a genomic window:
- the stox1 gene encoding storkhead-box protein 1 isoform X2 yields the protein MSQPQRVVQLSAASLALVLGRSGRRAGGAVEAQGTHVRSGQDIFEDFQAQNLRSFWNKRLVKAVAAVSFQGWLENLVLLVQGAADHVEVLRDAWMRRALRSPTGFVIRAVGDLSPVQMSPITQSQFIPLSEVLCSVISDMNDVRVTVTQEALLSHMARAHPGMAVPGPDILHSALGSLIKDRKIYHTGEGYFIVTPQTYFITHQRCRPSEEDDPPSPPPVTYLLSTESCMEAAAAAAHCGSCSCFSEQTSKSLGPPSEPRASVKHRSTSTALDRQGSRTSTPAGSRAQEDKPGRRFGFSLFRRNPAKKDRAKKELATFSGQFPPEEWPVRDEDNLNKLPRDLEHAIIRRINPALTVHNLAKHTVLMKKLEEIGEHKGTSTEGPQPQAAKASRSRRRGRSAIGKQGDAEVVVAVAAADERRMEPCGDGKDLDKKRIENPFQGRERAHKHGHRGQRRRDGKAQLPDRASRVSHRSKSWDPCHTDPGRSSAVMEDPNEGLCSSPGGECSPGYPDASTLRIEDKLKQNKTRSRASLDGRLEDTKQGRTSERRSVCGQTGEMDISVPQRPRTGRTLHHGPPEGDTCSSLYLNEGSMTDCSAASQMCTAHSQGALMQLTPIMNV from the exons ATGTCGCAGCCTCAGCGGGTTGTGCAGTTGTCCGCAGCGTCACTGGCGCTGGTCTTGGGCCGGAGCGGTCGGCGCGCTGGAGGCGCTGTCGAGGCGCAAGGCACTCACGTCCGGAGTGGACAGGACATCTTCGAAGACTTTCAGGCGCAAAACCTGCGCAGCTTCTGGAACAAAAGGCTTGTCAAAGCGGTAGCGGCTGTGAGCTTCCAGGGATGGCTTGAGAATCTGGTGCTTTTGGTGCAGGGAGCCGCGGACCATGTGGAAGTGCTGCGGGATGCATGGATGCGCCGGGCGCTGAGATCTCCGACGGGCTTCGTCATTAGAGCCGTGG GTGACTTAAGCCCTGTACAGATGAGCCCCATAACACAGTCCCAGTTCATTCCTCTGTCAGAGGTGCTGTGCTCCGTCATTTCGGACATGAATGACGTCCGCGTCACCGTCACCCAAGAGGCTTTGCTCAGCCACATGGCCAGAGCCCACCCAG GCATGGCCGTCCCGGGGCCGGACATCCTGCACAGCGCGTTGGGCTCCCTGATCAAGGACAGGAAGATTTACCACACAGGGGAGGGCTACTTCATCGTGACCCCGCAGACATACTTCATCACCCACCAGCGGTGCCGGCCCTccgaggaagatgacccgccgtCCCCCCCTCCAGTCACCTACCTGCTGAGCACCGAGAGCTGCATGGAAGCGGCCGCGGCTGCAGCTCACTGCGGCTCCTGCAGCTGCTTCAGCGAGCAAACTAGCAAGAGCCTCGGGCCACCCAGCGAGCCCCGGGCCTCCGTGAAGCACCGGTCCACCTCCACGGCCCTGGACCGTCAGGGGAGCCGGACGAGCACGCCTGCTGGCAGCCGAGCGCAGGAGGACAAGCCTGGGCGCCGCTTTGGCTTCAGCCTCTTCCGCCGCAACCCGGCCAAGAAGGACAGGGCCAAGAAGGAGTTGGCCACCTTCTCCGGGCAGTTCCCCCCCGAGGAGTGGCCGGTGCGGGACGAGGACAACCTGAACAAGCTACCACGCGACCTGGAACATGCCATCATCCGCCGCATCAACCCTGCGCTGACCGTGCACAACCTGGCCAAGCACACTGTGCTGATGAAGAAGCTGGAGGAAATTGGGGAGCACAAGGGCACTTCTACGGAGGGCCCCCAGCCGCAGGCCGCTAAGGCCAGTCGGAGCAGGCGGAGAGGGCGCTCTGCCATTGGGAAGCAAGGAGACGCCGAGGTAGTGGTGGCGGTGGCAGCCGCAGATGAGCGGCGCATGGAGCCTTGTGGAGATGGCAAGGATCTGGACAAGAAGCGCATTGAGAACCCCTTCCAGGGAAGAGAGAGAGCACACAAACATGGCCACCGGGGTCAGAGGAGAAGGGATGGCAAAGCCCAGCTGCCCGACAGGGCAAGCCGGGTCAGCCACAGGTCAAAGTCCtgggatccctgccacacagaCCCCGGCAGATCGTCCGCTGTAATGGAAGACCCCAACGAGGGCCTTTGCTCAAGCCCTGGTGgggagtgcagtcctggttacCCTGACGCCAGCACGCTGAGAATAGAGGACAAACTGAAGCAGAATAAAACCAGAAGCAGAGCCTCCCTGGATGGGAGGCTGGAGGACACTAAACAAGGCAGGACCTCGGAACGCAGGAGCGTGTGCGGCCAGACCGGGGAGATGGACATCTCTGTGCCTCAAAGGCCCCGCACTGGCAGGACGCTCCACCATGGGCCACCAGAGGGCGACACCTGCAGCTCCCTCTACCTGAACGAGGGCTCCATGACCGACTGCAGTGCAGCATCTCAGATGTGCACCGCCCACAGCCAG GGTGCACTAATGCAGCTCACACCCATCATGAATGTGTGA
- the stox1 gene encoding storkhead-box protein 1 isoform X1 has translation MSQPQRVVQLSAASLALVLGRSGRRAGGAVEAQGTHVRSGQDIFEDFQAQNLRSFWNKRLVKAVAAVSFQGWLENLVLLVQGAADHVEVLRDAWMRRALRSPTGFVIRAVGDLSPVQMSPITQSQFIPLSEVLCSVISDMNDVRVTVTQEALLSHMARAHPGMAVPGPDILHSALGSLIKDRKIYHTGEGYFIVTPQTYFITHQRCRPSEEDDPPSPPPVTYLLSTESCMEAAAAAAHCGSCSCFSEQTSKSLGPPSEPRASVKHRSTSTALDRQGSRTSTPAGSRAQEDKPGRRFGFSLFRRNPAKKDRAKKELATFSGQFPPEEWPVRDEDNLNKLPRDLEHAIIRRINPALTVHNLAKHTVLMKKLEEIGEHKGTSTEGPQPQAAKASRSRRRGRSAIGKQGDAEVVVAVAAADERRMEPCGDGKDLDKKRIENPFQGRERAHKHGHRGQRRRDGKAQLPDRASRVSHRSKSWDPCHTDPGRSSAVMEDPNEGLCSSPGGECSPGYPDASTLRIEDKLKQNKTRSRASLDGRLEDTKQGRTSERRSVCGQTGEMDISVPQRPRTGRTLHHGPPEGDTCSSLYLNEGSMTDCSAASQMCTAHSQASHTALGVGSGTAPGRGFPGDTREGSLQGHSSGPNAGPSPETRGVGGARWTSQAWTISTEGPSLPPRGGSSRTGLDDGPQGPPEPHNRLFAIKAHQNRPAEAGENHSSPGDSGVDSPRTQVSLTPSTCDALTSLQRQEFLQVTQPNAQQPRPQGALMQLTPIMNV, from the exons ATGTCGCAGCCTCAGCGGGTTGTGCAGTTGTCCGCAGCGTCACTGGCGCTGGTCTTGGGCCGGAGCGGTCGGCGCGCTGGAGGCGCTGTCGAGGCGCAAGGCACTCACGTCCGGAGTGGACAGGACATCTTCGAAGACTTTCAGGCGCAAAACCTGCGCAGCTTCTGGAACAAAAGGCTTGTCAAAGCGGTAGCGGCTGTGAGCTTCCAGGGATGGCTTGAGAATCTGGTGCTTTTGGTGCAGGGAGCCGCGGACCATGTGGAAGTGCTGCGGGATGCATGGATGCGCCGGGCGCTGAGATCTCCGACGGGCTTCGTCATTAGAGCCGTGG GTGACTTAAGCCCTGTACAGATGAGCCCCATAACACAGTCCCAGTTCATTCCTCTGTCAGAGGTGCTGTGCTCCGTCATTTCGGACATGAATGACGTCCGCGTCACCGTCACCCAAGAGGCTTTGCTCAGCCACATGGCCAGAGCCCACCCAG GCATGGCCGTCCCGGGGCCGGACATCCTGCACAGCGCGTTGGGCTCCCTGATCAAGGACAGGAAGATTTACCACACAGGGGAGGGCTACTTCATCGTGACCCCGCAGACATACTTCATCACCCACCAGCGGTGCCGGCCCTccgaggaagatgacccgccgtCCCCCCCTCCAGTCACCTACCTGCTGAGCACCGAGAGCTGCATGGAAGCGGCCGCGGCTGCAGCTCACTGCGGCTCCTGCAGCTGCTTCAGCGAGCAAACTAGCAAGAGCCTCGGGCCACCCAGCGAGCCCCGGGCCTCCGTGAAGCACCGGTCCACCTCCACGGCCCTGGACCGTCAGGGGAGCCGGACGAGCACGCCTGCTGGCAGCCGAGCGCAGGAGGACAAGCCTGGGCGCCGCTTTGGCTTCAGCCTCTTCCGCCGCAACCCGGCCAAGAAGGACAGGGCCAAGAAGGAGTTGGCCACCTTCTCCGGGCAGTTCCCCCCCGAGGAGTGGCCGGTGCGGGACGAGGACAACCTGAACAAGCTACCACGCGACCTGGAACATGCCATCATCCGCCGCATCAACCCTGCGCTGACCGTGCACAACCTGGCCAAGCACACTGTGCTGATGAAGAAGCTGGAGGAAATTGGGGAGCACAAGGGCACTTCTACGGAGGGCCCCCAGCCGCAGGCCGCTAAGGCCAGTCGGAGCAGGCGGAGAGGGCGCTCTGCCATTGGGAAGCAAGGAGACGCCGAGGTAGTGGTGGCGGTGGCAGCCGCAGATGAGCGGCGCATGGAGCCTTGTGGAGATGGCAAGGATCTGGACAAGAAGCGCATTGAGAACCCCTTCCAGGGAAGAGAGAGAGCACACAAACATGGCCACCGGGGTCAGAGGAGAAGGGATGGCAAAGCCCAGCTGCCCGACAGGGCAAGCCGGGTCAGCCACAGGTCAAAGTCCtgggatccctgccacacagaCCCCGGCAGATCGTCCGCTGTAATGGAAGACCCCAACGAGGGCCTTTGCTCAAGCCCTGGTGgggagtgcagtcctggttacCCTGACGCCAGCACGCTGAGAATAGAGGACAAACTGAAGCAGAATAAAACCAGAAGCAGAGCCTCCCTGGATGGGAGGCTGGAGGACACTAAACAAGGCAGGACCTCGGAACGCAGGAGCGTGTGCGGCCAGACCGGGGAGATGGACATCTCTGTGCCTCAAAGGCCCCGCACTGGCAGGACGCTCCACCATGGGCCACCAGAGGGCGACACCTGCAGCTCCCTCTACCTGAACGAGGGCTCCATGACCGACTGCAGTGCAGCATCTCAGATGTGCACCGCCCACAGCCAGGCCTCTCACACCGCCCTGGGGGTGGGAAGCGGCACAGCGCCGGGCAGGGGCTTCCCTGGCGATACTAGGGAAGGTTCTCTCCAGGGCCACTCCAGTGGCCCCAATGCGGGCCCATCACCTGAGACCCGGGGTGTAGGTGGGGCCAGGTGGACTTCTCAGGCGTGGACCATCAGCACAGAAGGTCCCAGCCTGCCACCCAGGGGAGGGTCTAGCAGGACGGGGCTGGACGATGGACCCCAGGGGCCACCTGAGCCCCACAACAGGCTGTTTGCCATCAAAGCCCATCAGAACAGACCAGCAGAGGCAGGGGAGAACCACAGCAGCCCAGGGGACAGTGGCGTTGACTCGCCTAG GACTCAGGTCAGCCTGACGCCCAGTACCTGCGACGCCCTGACGAGCCTGCAGCGGCAGGAATTCCTGCAGGTCACGCAGCCAAACGCGCAGCAGCCCCGCCCCCAGGGTGCACTAATGCAGCTCACACCCATCATGAATGTGTGA